One stretch of Streptomyces sp. MMBL 11-1 DNA includes these proteins:
- a CDS encoding ATP-binding protein yields the protein MGHAEQSAVGEVRRELREFLRHRSDEEQREAAELLVSELVTNALIHTRHGAVVTATASPARLRVEVQDFASEDLPAPYVPNADDGTHGRGLILVRSLADAWGVEAQTLGKVVWFELRGGRR from the coding sequence GTGGGCCACGCCGAACAATCGGCCGTGGGCGAAGTGCGCCGGGAACTGCGGGAGTTCCTCCGGCACCGCTCCGACGAGGAGCAGCGCGAGGCGGCGGAGTTGCTGGTGAGCGAGCTGGTGACCAACGCTCTCATCCACACCCGGCACGGGGCCGTGGTCACCGCCACCGCGTCGCCCGCCCGACTGCGCGTGGAGGTCCAGGACTTCGCGTCGGAGGATCTGCCCGCGCCGTACGTACCGAACGCCGACGACGGTACGCACGGCAGGGGCCTGATCCTGGTCCGGAGCCTGGCCGACGCCTGGGGCGTGGAGGCGCAGACCCTGGGCAAAGTCGTCTGGTTCGAGCTGCGCGGCGGGAGGCGCTGA